The bacterium BMS3Abin14 genome has a window encoding:
- the lutR_1 gene encoding HTH-type transcriptional regulator LutR, with the protein MFKPIKKTKVYEEIVAKMTEMIGGGILKEGDQLPGERELAETFSVSRSSLREALRTLESQGFLESRQGNGTYVASQPVELLVKPFAAFILSEKHAQRELFEVRRLIEPQVAYLAAERATPEEIKQMEKILGDQETQVAEGGTGTEVDKAFHKALAEAAKNRILLRMMDAAMEFFSESRDNYLQIKGRPKQSLVRHKEMLSAIKAGDKKLTAGIMRKHLEDIESSLFEVGNREI; encoded by the coding sequence ATGTTCAAGCCGATCAAGAAGACGAAAGTTTATGAAGAGATTGTCGCCAAGATGACCGAGATGATCGGCGGCGGCATTCTCAAGGAGGGCGATCAGCTTCCGGGGGAGCGGGAGTTGGCGGAGACGTTCAGCGTGAGCAGGTCCTCTCTCCGGGAGGCTCTTAGGACGCTCGAGAGCCAGGGTTTTCTGGAAAGCAGACAGGGAAACGGGACGTACGTGGCCAGTCAGCCGGTGGAGCTGCTGGTGAAGCCCTTTGCTGCCTTTATCCTATCTGAAAAGCATGCGCAGCGTGAACTGTTCGAGGTGCGCCGGTTGATAGAACCTCAGGTCGCCTATCTGGCTGCCGAGCGGGCCACGCCTGAGGAGATTAAGCAGATGGAAAAGATCCTCGGCGATCAGGAAACACAGGTTGCAGAGGGAGGAACGGGCACGGAAGTTGACAAGGCGTTCCATAAGGCGCTGGCGGAGGCGGCAAAAAACCGGATTCTTCTTCGAATGATGGACGCTGCCATGGAGTTTTTCAGCGAGAGTCGTGATAACTACCTGCAGATCAAGGGTAGGCCGAAACAGTCCCTTGTTCGCCACAAAGAGATGCTCAGCGCCATTAAAGCGGGGGATAAGAAGCTCACGGCCGGCATAATGCGCAAGCACCTCGAGGACATCGAGAGCAGTCTGTTTGAGGTAGGAAACAGGGAAATTTAG